From a region of the Papaver somniferum cultivar HN1 unplaced genomic scaffold, ASM357369v1 unplaced-scaffold_54, whole genome shotgun sequence genome:
- the LOC113343089 gene encoding pentatricopeptide repeat-containing protein At4g21300-like: MLILSFGYPSVKHKSLCNLPNFASTLIKVLHYSSTKKHHPERLLSDKLVSYLEGESCKDINSLKKVHAHIITSGLKNHVFLSSKLLVCYAKFDNLTESKRVFNTIANKSQSLWNSTLVGYFRTGHHNEVLKLYCDFKKHSSIDGSSITFGLKTCIVIGSLQFGRGIHVDAVKYNLQRNGFVGSTLIGFYSKYGCITDARQVFDEISERDVVVYTAMVTGYAAQVSDSYYGYEAFEVARLMQKEDGLDPNKVTLVSLLQAAANVEAYKEGRAVHGYAIRRKIDSFDEILETSLMDMYSKCRDLKMSPSVFNRMNKRCVGSWNVLIAAHVQMGQLLEAFELFQTMSKEDILPDRITLANLLSSCGDMKFLRQGKSIHAYIIRREVQLDLVATTALIEMYSKCNRTNQGRILFDEIEAQDVIMFNVMVSGYLQAGFTDKALETICGMIKAGIKPDTATILNLLSLSADLREIRIGKEVHAYIVRRGMGSNVDIANQLLSMYAKFGLIEIARKIFNRITRRDLISWTSMITSYAQNAYASDALMLFRLMQEEKLQPDLVTLVSLLQAISRLGCLLLAKEVHGHIYRNLLDKELLIINSLLTTYAKCGGIDFAEYLFKSIVKKSQISWNTMISAFGMHGKCLEALDLFNQMLKEGFQPDDITFTSILSACSHGGYVEEGWLIFQSMAEKHSVTPNTEHYSCAIDLLSRSGRLEEAYGLVQHLPPRERTSALDALLSSCRIYGNVEVGDIVGRELLDLDPNNSATYVLLANLYAEAGEWGAAARIREIAKAKSLVRQPGYSMNV; this comes from the coding sequence ATGCTTATTTTGTCATTTGGTTATCCTTCAGTAAAACATAAATCTCTGTGTAATCTACCCAATTTCGCATCTACTCTGATCAAAGTTCTCCATTATTCTTCTACCAAAAAACATCATCCAGAACGCTTGCTTTCAGATAAACTTGTCTCATACTTAGAAGGAGAATCCTGTAAAGATATAAATTCTCTGAAAAAAGTTCATGCTCACATTATAACTTCAGGTTTAAAAAACCATGTCTTCTTGAGTTCTAAACTATTAGTTTGTTATGCAAAGTTTGATAACTTAACTGAATCAAAAAGGGTTTTCAACACAATTGCAAACAAAAGCCAATCTCTTTGGAATTCAACCTTAGTTGGGTATTTCAGAACTGGTCATCATAATGAAGTTTTGAAGTTGTATTGTGATTTCAAGAAACATTCTAGTATAGATGGTTCATCAATCACATTTGGTTTGAAAACTTGTATTGTGATTGGATCATTACAATTTGGTAGAGGGATTCATGTGGATGCTGTGAAATATAATTTACAAAGAAATGGATTTGTGGGTTCTACACTGATTGGGTTTTACTCAAAGTATGGATGTATTACGGATGCGAGACAAGTGTTTGATGAAATATCtgaaagagatgttgttgtttatACAGCAATGGTTACTGGGTATGCTGCACAAGTTTCTGATAGTTATTATGGTTATGAAGCTTTTGAAGTTGCTAGACTTATGCAGAAAGAAGATGGGTTGGATCCTAACAAGGTGACTTTGGTTAGTTTGCTGCAAGCTGCGGCTAATGTAGAAGCGTACAAAGAGGGTCGAGCGGTTCATGGGTATGCTATTAGAAGGAAAATTGATTCTTTTGATGAGATACTTGAGACTAGTCTTATGGACATGTATAGTAAATGCAGAGATTTGAAAATGTCGCCATCCGTGTTTAATAGAATGAATAAGAGATGTGTTGGTTCCTGGAATGTGTTGATTGCTGCTCATGTTCAAATGGGTCAACTGTTGGAAGCTTTCGAGCTGTTTCAGACGATGTCGAAGGAGGATATATTGCCTGATAGGATCACCCTTGCGAACTTGCTTTCGAGTTGTGGTGATATGAAGTTCCTCCGTCAAGGCAAAAGCATCCATGCATATATAATCCGAAGAGAAGTTCAACTGGATTTAGTTGCAACCACTGCATTGATTGAAATGTATTCCAAGTGCAATAGAACAAACCAGGGAAGGATACTGTTTGATGAGATTGAAGCACAGGACGTAATTATGTTTAATGTGATGGTTTCAGGGTATCTCCAAGCTGGGTTTACTGACAAAGCTTTAGAAACAATCTGTGGGATGATTAAAGCAGGTATAAAACCTGACACTGCGACCATTCTTAATCTTCTTTCTCTGTCTGCGGACCTTAGAGAAATCAGAATCGGCAAGGAAGTCCATGCTTACATAGTTAGGCGAGGGATGGGATCAAATGTCGATATAGCAAATCAGCTTCTTTCCATGTACGCGAAATTCGGGCTAATTGAGATTGCTAGGAAAATCTTCAACAGGATAACAAGGAGAGACTTGATTTCATGGACGTCGATGATTACGAGTTACGCACAAAATGCGTATGCCAGCGATGCACTGATGTTATTCCGGTTAATGCAAGAAGAAAAACTCCAGCCTGATTTAGTCACCTTAGTAAGTTTGCTCCAGGCCATTTCACGGCTTGGTTGTTTATTGCTAGCAAAAGAGGTTCATGGGCACATATACAGGAATCTATTGGACAAAGAACTACTGATCATTAATTCCCTGTTAACAACTTATGCAAAATGCGGAGGCATAGATTTTGCTGAATACTTGTTCAAGTCTATAGTAAAGAAGAGTCAAATTTCATGGAACACCATGATTTCTGCTTTTGGGATGCATGGTAAATGTTTAGAAGCACTTGACCTGTTTAATCAGATGTTGAAGGAAGGTTTTCAACCGGATGATATAACGTTCACCTCAATCCTCTCTGCTTGCAGTCATGGAGGATATGTGGAAGAAGGATGGCTTATTTTTCAGTCCATGGCAGAGAAACATTCTGTTACTCCAAATACAGAACACTATAGTTGCGCTATTGATTTATTAAGTCGGTCAGGTCGGCTCGAAGAAGCTTATGGTCTTGTTCAGCATTTGCCTCCTAGAGAAAGAACTTCTGCATTGGATGCTTTACTATCTTCTTGCAGAATTTACGGAAATGTGGAGGTCGGTGACATTGTTGGGAGGGAACTACTGGATTTAGATCCTAATAACTCAGCTACGTACGTTCTGTTGGCAAATTTATACGCAGAAGCTGGTGAATGGGGTGCAGCAGCCAGAATTAGAGAGATTGCAAAAGCAAAATCTTTGGTCCGACAACCTGGTTAtagtatgaatgtatga